One segment of Manduca sexta isolate Smith_Timp_Sample1 chromosome 27, JHU_Msex_v1.0, whole genome shotgun sequence DNA contains the following:
- the LOC115440545 gene encoding F-actin-monooxygenase Mical isoform X9, with product MNRGGRAEPTPPECALAAEMFDHFCSAGTMKQILALHREICNTLTLKPNRLPDFYPKLKAKLASSWKAQALFKKFDARANHKVYGKGRVCSTSKVLIIGAGPCGMRAAIECQLLGAKVVVVEKRDRMSRNNVLHLWPFVIQDLRALGAKKFFGKFCAGSIDHISIRQLQCILMKVALLLGVEIHEGVSFEELLEPTVKENSETLGWRARVSPMDHPVSQYEFDVLLGADGKRNTLQGFKRKEFRGKLAMAITANFINRHTEQEASVPEISGVAFIFNQKFFKELYEVTGIDLENIVYYKDDTHYFVMTAKKHSLLDKGVLLNDFTEVSRLLSVENVDRGALMRYAQEAARFSTDGRLPLRDFALNHYGEPDVALFDFTSMYAAENASMVYERHGRRLLCQLVGDSLLEPFWPTGSGCARGFLSALDAAWAVRAWGQSPAPHPLDVIAERESIYRLLAQTTPENLHRDFGAYTLDPGTRYPNLNRTAVTPHRVTGFYDSDDPLALDATSTARKRRREAEVSDEALVSWVGAAEGGLRGAVSPPALAALLRRYRPDLLPPTAPPRAVYHVLHHEFGIAPFSSGGTLRDVPDSKVRSYLARVYNAFKGEVPHVHHATDVFDQIKQSQQKEIRKLTDHSPSVYSNAADTEKSHSSGRKKRRALRTPQVSIDPAEYIRKKIGKLDLNDITQLAKLIEGHDAATADQHLDKQNNLQEQIIALLDPEESPDPKVLRQSLAQLLSGPTKTHVKHDQSKLAQFFQEKPEKPVKPPRRLKGLDASTIKITDFSEFDDSNDTDATLVGVEVKKSRASSIESKLARSSESPVRVPKDRRLSEVLEKRRHSQSPDIVYKRSNSIGSSEIANTRRIAQLFEGNKRRHTPSPESRSVRSGSANNPEMALRLQRMTEIIEGKRRDTPSPDRAKRETIGNPELALRRQKVVDLIQGTKLRPPEPPQRKNSGEMSFRMQRMSDMMEKKSAEAKRPKNVGRRKAAREIMRQRFEKSLQMLATEPRMDFAPSADLENDYGLQQYRASAPVFEERVKKLEKKLQHYEEGRMVGGGTRAAGGGARVARLAAELSGSTTNSSAPRPSKPKDLMRSVGKIERDDWNMKEIERKILENRLGRPEPKTAEKVPKWDREQFLGRQRRLKEGEGSEKWVEIDETLHKLDQKLRDSGRPDHGTKKVANLATKFVKKDEPEAAKNQPKEEMKKSWRGPSSTGMQCAACGTRVFAAEGVAADGLHLHRACFRCAVCKTVLRPGNYTMERYGSRLVCLRHSGANVPDSATLTTPTPARAHVPTSTPERISLELSDSGAREIDEDEWTDRNFLASETSGAGGLSDEEESSSEEYTDAGDSEGEAERSPEPQCIAAPRPHHADLYFSDDSFGYDDYSDDGAESSGNESCSRMRAAREARRLEVPADSCVPPDGRAPTDSSEVESEEESESSSEEVSSATEVSTDSEFAREECAPAPAPSPPAILVTEAPPPAPPPPHDYPLSRTRSAGGLATKRALELKRKYLLGEPSPPAVRKSDSTSQIDTKFEAFRSTITEFQKLLHPAPAPAAQQPQKSVVTFQVAEEKKPQPMPDIIKNLCNDAPVDLLTKGDSPLCKDWRTDPVKEEQKDPDLESDSLSDDSSHTETGPNQPVPRVEVHDEGGELIQLDSLMIVNSTEDNDKASGTATATGPTVIAAADSESSESCRDATTLALTETELSDWAAEGAVLDDCGFDDREERKRSKNPRSLSGPKLIHDAKNLSTICSHVCGRTSPTEPVLYSNALEHFEFADEGDPDPSLENPITPKNQGYMELVEDEYYSPNNDRSMNFIEKSYSETVFKPASQDVSVHQEDTDDTEQKSEAQCDLKSPQLLTSIDNEPSESTSEKRSSDSTNNATNADIGHLSLSETSPPLDKTEKVFVDEISPPLVTETPKAAQVPPSIPFTCSMRLYAPAICRSASETFHRSTSPNTDSPTRSGDASLSLHMSSGSVSPISPVLVKDTVDKVQEIKREREEQTELVRRLVLERLGSGPRQGRKSSRRTRASPCSNVPPPVPPPPVMVASPPPPPPPRPALPAMPLQVTPSFSDPELARERRRKSIMKSITNYLNRRLGPRHKWYSEPELSWQAPQRISNAHKSTGALQSEPPPVPPPPAGYCLPNEQRSPPPRLPASSSACDVDERDAMQLWFEARWARLVAQRRARDMSCDVSRDEPVARRLARLERRLTRPLSAEQQAATVAELVQVSAQREAHQALMAADRRRSAAGGGVGD from the exons GCAAAACTAGCGAGCTCATGGAAGGCGCAGGCGCTGTTCAAGAAATTCGATGCGCGCGCGAACCACAAGGTGTACGGGAAGGGTCGCGTGTGTTCCACGAGCAAGGTGCTCATCATCGGAGCCGGTCCATGCGGGATGCGAGCCGCCATCGAGTGCCAGTTGCTTGGTGCGAAAGTG GTGGTGGTGGAGAAGCGAGACCGCATGTCGCGCAACAACGTGCTGCACCTGTGGCCGTTCGTGATCCAGGACCTGCGCGCGCTCGGCGCCAAGAAGTTCTTCGGCAAGTTCTGCGCCGGCTCCATCGACCACATCAGCATACGACAGCTGCAGTGCATTCTTATGAAG GTGGCGCTCTTACTCGGCGTGGAAATCCATGAAGGAGTCAGCTTCGAAGAGCTACTAGAGCCGACCGTCAAGGAAAACTCTGAAA CTCTAGGTTGGCGCGCGCGCGTCTCCCCCATGGACCACCCTGTGTCGCAGTACGAGTTCGACGTGTTGCTCGGCGCGGACGGCAAGCGGAACACGCTGCAAGGATTCAAGCGGAAGGAGTTCAGAGGCAAGCTCGCCATGGCCATCACGGCCAACTTCATCAACAGGCACACGGAGCAGGAGGCATCG GTGCCGGAAATAAGCGGCGTCGCGTTCATATTCAACCAGAAGTTCTTCAAGGAGCTGTATGAAGTGACCGGCATCGACCTGGAGAACATAGTTTACTACAAGGACGATACGCATTACTTCGTCATGACGGCCAAGAAGCACAGCTTGCTAGATAAGGGCGTGCTTCTCAAT gATTTCACGGAAGTGTCGCGTCTCTTGAGCGTGGAGAACGTGGACCGCGGCGCGTTGATGCGGTACGCGCAGGAGGCGGCGCGGTTCTCCACAGACGGCCGACTGCCGCTGCGGGACTTCGCGCTCAACCACTATGGCGAGCCTGACGTCGCGCTCTTCGACTTTACCTCTATGTACGCAGCAGAGAACGCCAGTATG GTGTACGAGCGGCACGGTCGTCGCCTGCTGTGCCAGCTGGTGGGCGACAGTCTGCTGGAGCCGTTCTGGCCGACCGGGTCGGGGTGCGCGCGAGGGTTCTTGTCGGCGCTGGACGCCGCGTGGGCGGTGCGGGCCTGGGGCCAGTCCCCCGCGCCGCATCCGCTAGATGTTATAGCAGAGAGAGAATCGATATACAGGCTGCTCG CACAAACAACGCCAGAGAACCTGCACAGAGACTTCGGCGCATACACGCTGGACCCGGGCACCAGGTATCCGAACTTGAACCGCACCGCCGTCACGCCGCACAGGGTGACGGGATTCTACGACTCGGACGACCCGCTGGCGCTCGACGCCACCTCCACCGCCAGGAAGAGACGTAGAG AAGCGGAGGTGTCGGACGAGGCGTTAGTGTCGTGGGTGGGCGCGGCGGAGGGCGGGCTGCGCGGCGCGGTGAGTCCGCCCGCACTCGCTGCGCTGCTGCGCCGCTACCGGCCCGACCTGCTGCCTCCGACTGCACCGCCACGCGCAGTCTACCACGTGCTACACCACGAGTTCG GCATAGCGCCTTTCTCGTCCGGCGGCACCCTGCGCGACGTGCCGGACTCGAAGGTGCGCTCGTACCTGGCGCGCGTGTACAACGCGTTCAAGGGCGAAGTGCCCCACGTGCACCACGCCACCGACGTGTTCGACCAA ATCAAACAGAGCCAACAGAAAGAGATAAGAAAATTGACCGACCATTCGCCTTCAGTATATTCGA acGCAGCGGATACGGAAAAGTCCCATTCAAGCGGTAGAAAAAAACGACGCGCCCTGCGCACGCCACAAGTAAGTATCGATCCGGCCGAGTATATCAGGAAAAAGATCGGCAAACTCGACCTTAACGACATCACGCAGCTCGCCAAACTCATAGAGGGGCACGACGCCGCCACCGCCGATCAACATCTGGACAAACAAAACAACCTGCAGGAACAGATCATCGCCTTACTGGACCCCGAGGAGTCGCCAGACCCGAAGGTGCTGAGGCAATCGCTTGCGCAACTTCTCTCCGGCCCGACCAAAACCCACGTTAAGCATGATCAGTCGAAACTGGCTCAGTTTTTCCAGGAAAAACCTGAGAAGCCGGTCAAGCCGCCGCGCAGGTTGAAAGGCCTCGATGCGAGcactataaaaataacagacTTTTCAGAGTTCGATGATTCAAATGATACTGATGCGACGCTTGTTGGTGTTGAGGTAAAGAAGAGCAGAGCTTCGTCTATAGAGAGTAAATTGGCAAGATCTTCGGAAAGTCCGGTTCGCGTACCTAAAGATAGGCGGCTGTCCGAAGTCCTTGAAAAACGAAGGCATTCACAAAGTCCAGATATCGTATACAAGCGGTCGAATTCCATCGGATCTTCGGAGATAGCGAACACGAGACGTATAGCTCAGCTATTCGAAGGTAACAAACGACGGCATACTCCGAGTCCGGAGTCCAGGTCCGTCCGATCAGGATCCGCTAATAACCCCGAAATGGCACTCAGATTACAAAGAATGACGGAGATAATCGAGGGTAAAAGACGGGACACGCCGAGTCCCGATAGAGCGAAACGGGAAACGATAGGTAACCCAGAACTAGCATTACGACGGCAGAAAGTGGTCGATCTCATCCAAGGCACGAAGTTGCGCCCACCCGAACCTCCACAGCGGAAGAACAGTGGAGAAATGTCATTCCGCATGCAAAGGATGTCTGATATGATGGAGAAGAAGAGCGCAGAGGCGAAACGGCCGAAGAACGTCGGTAGGAGGAAGGCGGCGAGGGAGATCATGAGGCAGCGGTTCGAGAAGAGTCTGCAGATGTTGGCAACTGAGCCGCGGATGGACTTCGCGCCGTCCGCGGACTTGGAGAACGACTACGGGCTGCAGCAGTATAGGGCTAGCGCGCCCGTGTTCGAGGAACGGGTGAAGAAACTGGAGAAGAAGTTGCAGCACTAT GAGGAGGGGCGAATGGTAGGCGGAGGCACTCGAGCGGCGGGAGGGGGCGCGCGAGTAGCTCGCCTGGCCGCCGAGCTGTCGGGGTCTACCACCAACTCTTCGGCACCACGAccttcaaaacccaaggacctCATGCGCTCCGTCGGGAAGATCGAGCGCGACGACTGGAATATGAAAGAAATTGAGAGGAAGATATTGGAGAACCGACTGGGCAGGCCAGAGCCGAAGACTGCCGAGAAGGTGCCCAAGTGGGACAGGGAGCAG TTCTTAGGACGTCAAAGGAGGCTAAAGGAAGGCGAGGGGAGCGAGAAATGGGTAGAAATCGACGAAACTCTGCACAAGCTAGACCAAAAACTGCGCGACTCTGGCCGTCCCGACCACGGGACGAAGAAG GTAGCTAATTTAGCAACGAAATTTGTTAAGAAAGACGAACCAGAAGCGGCGAAGAATCAACCGAAAGAAGAG ATGAAGAAGAGTTGGCGCGGTCCGTCGTCGACTGGCATGCAGTGCGCGGCGTGTGGCACGCGCGTGTTCGCCGCGGAGGGCGTGGCGGCCGACGGGCTGCACCTGCACCGCGCCTGCTTCCGCTGCGCCGTCTGCAAGACCGTGCTGCGACCGGG GAACTACACAATGGAGCGTTACGGCAGCCGACTGGTCTGCTTACGTCACTCGGGCGCGAACGTGCCTGACTCGGCGACGCTGACCACGCCCACTCCTGCGCGTGCGCACGTGCCCACCTCCACACCGGAGCGCATCAGCCTTGAGCTCTCCGACAGCGGTGCTAGAGAGATTGATGAAGATGAATGGACGGATAGAAACTTCTTGGCCTCTGAGACGTCAGGCGCTGGCGGGCTGAG TGACGAGGAAGAGTCCAGCTCTGAAGAGTACACGGACGCGGGGGACTCTGAGGGCGAGGCGGAGCGGTCACCCGAGCCGCAGTGCATCGCCGCCCCGCGCCCGCACCACGCGGACCTCTACTTCAGCGATGACTCCTTCGGATACGACGACTACTCAGACGATG GCGCGGAGTCGTCTGGTAACGAGTCGTGTTCGCGCATGCGCGCGGCCCGCGAGGCGCGCCGGCTCGAGGTGCCCGCCGACAGCTGCGTGCCGCCGGACGGGCGAGCGCCCACCGACAGCAGCGAG GTGGAGTCTGAAGAGGAAAGCGAGTCGAGTAGCGAGGAAGTGTCTTCAGCCACGGAGGTCTCCACCGATAGCGAGTTTGCGCGCGAGGAGTGtgcccccgcgcccgcgccctccCCTCCCGCCATCCTCGTGACCGAGGCGCCGCCCCCCGCGCCCCCGCCCCCGCACGATTATCCCCTCTCCCGCACGCGCTCCGCAGGCGGCCTGGCCACCAAACGAGCGTTGGAACTCAAACGAAAATATCTATTAGGTGAACCCTCGCCCCCCGCCGTCCGCAAGTCGGATTCAACGTCGCAGATAGACACCAAGTTCGAAGCATTCCGCTCCACTATCACCGAATTCCAAAAGCTGCTGCATCCGGCGCCGGCGCCCGCGGCGCAGCAGCCCCAGAAGTCAGTGGTCACGTTCCAAGTGGCCGAGGAGAAGAAACCACAACCGATGCCGGACATCATCAAAAATCTGTGTAACGACGCGCCGGTAGATCTCCTCACTAAAGGCGATTCGCCGCTCTGCAAGGATTGGAGAACGGACCCCGTGAAGGAGGAACAAAAGGACCCTGACTTGGAGTCAGATTCTTTATCTGATGATTCCTCGCACACGGAGACTGGGCCCAATCAGCCGGTGCCACGAGTCGAGGTGCACGATGAAGGCGGCGAACTGATTCAACTGGACAGTTTGATGATAGTGAATAGCACGGAAGACAACGACAAAGCTTCCGGGACTGCGACGGCTACGGGGCCCACGGTCATCGCCGCCGCGGACTCGGAGTCTTCGGAGTCTTGTCGCGACGCCACAACTCTAGCTCTGACAGAGACGGAGCTGTCAGACTGGGCGGCCGAGGGGGCCGTGCTAGACGACTGCGGCTTCGACGATAGAGAAGAACGGAAAAGGAGCAAGAACCCGCGGTCGCTCAGCGGACCCAAGTTGATACACGACGCGAAGAACTTGTCGACAATATGTTCGCACGTGTGCGGCCGCACTAGCCCAACTGAACCGGTGCTCTACTCTAACGCGCTTGAACATTTCGAATTCGCCGACGAAGGCGACCCGGACCCTTCGCTAGAGAACCCCATTACACCAAAGAACCAGGGCTACATGGAACTGGTGGAGGACGAGTACTATTCCCCGAACAACGACCGCTCGATGAACTTCATAGAGAAGAGTTATTCAGAAACAGTTTTCAAGCCCGCTAGCCAAGACGTTAGCGTTCATCAAGAGGACACGGATGATACCGAACAGAAGTCAGAAGCGCAGTGCGATTTAAAATCACCGCAACTTTTGACCTCGATTGACAACGAACCGAGCGAGTCGACGAGTGAGAAGCGCTCTTCCGACAGCACCAATAATGCAACCAACGCCGACATTGGCCATCTGAGCTTATCGGAGACGTCTCCGCCGCTCGATAAAACCGAAAAAGTGTTCGTAGACGAAATATCCCCACCTCTAGTTACCGAGACGCCTAAAGCCGCGCAAGTGCCGCCGTCGATACCGTTCACGTGTTCGATGCGGCTGTACGCGCCAGCGATCTGTCGGTCGGCGAGTGAGACCTTCCACCGGTCGACCTCGCCCAACACCGACTCGCCGACGCGCAGTGGCGACGCGTCCTTGTCACTGCACATGAGCTCCGGCTCCGTGTCGCCCATCAGTCCGGTGCTCGTCAAAGATACTGTCGACAAAGTGCAGGAGATCAAGAGGGAAAGGGAGGAGCAGACGGAGTTGGTGAGGAGACTGGTGCTGGAGCGGTTAGGTAGCGGGCCGCGGCAGGGGCGCAAATCGTCGCGGCGGACACGCGCCTCACCGTGCAGTAACGTGCCGCCGCCGGTGCCCCCGCCGCCGGTGATGGTCGCCTCGCCGCCGCCTCCACCCCCGCCTCGCCCCGCGCTCCCCGCGATGCCTCTGCAGGTCACGCCCTCGTTCTCGGACCCCGAGCTGGCACGGGAAAGGCGACGGAAGAGCATCATGAAGAGCATAACAAATTACCTGAACAGACGGCTCGGACCGCGGCATAAG